The Streptomyces cyanogenus DNA segment CGCCATCTCGTCGTTGGACACCGGGCTACCGGGCAGCGCCGCGCCCGTCCCGGCGATGAAGAAGGGCGGGTTCGTCATGTCTCGGCTCCTTGTGCGTCCGCACACTGATCGGGTCGGCCGGGCGCATCCGTGCCGCATGCATCTGCTGAACCGCCCCATCCTTCCGCGGAGCCCTTGAGTACGGCTTGTCCCGAGCCGCGCACCGCCGGCGCCGCGGACCGGACCCCTCGACGCAGACTACGGCGCTACCGCCGGGCGGCGTCCTCCATGAGCTCGAACTGCAGCTCCATCGGCAGATCCTGGCGCCGGGTGATGCTGAGCTTGCGGTACACCCGGGTGAGGTGCTGTTCCACCGTGCTCACCGTGATGTACAGCCGCACCGCGATCTCCCGGTTGGTGTAGCCGTACCCGGCGAGCGCGGCCACACGGCGTTCCGACTCGCTCAGCTGCTCCGTGCGCGCCGCGGCGGGTTCCGGGCGCTGCGGCGGCGGGGGCTGCTCCTCCTGCCGCGTCCGTCCCTGCTGGCTGGGCGACACCTGCTCGCACAGCGGCAGGGCACCACAGTCCTGCGCCAGCTGCCGCGCCCGCCGGGTGACGATCCCGGCCCGGCTCTCCTCCCCCGACCGCCGCAGCGCCCGGCCCAGCTCGGCCAGGGCGCGGGCGAGTTCGACGCGGTCGCCGGAGCGGCGCAGCTCGTCCACCGCGGAGGTGAGCAACCTGGGTCGCTGGCGGGACTCGGCGATGGCCGCGCGCAGCCGCAGCGACACACCGCGCACGCGGGGGCTGCGCGCGTCGGGCAGGCCGAGTTGCTCCACCACGAGCCGCTCGGCCCTGCGGTGCTCGCCCAGTTGCAGCAGCGCCTCGGCGGCGTCGGTGCGCCAGGCCAGTTGCCGGGGCCGGTCCAGGCCCCAGCGCTGGGCGAGCCGCCCCACGTCCAGGAACTCCCCGAGCGCGGCCCGGTAGCGATGCGTGGCGAGGTAGTACAGGCCACGCGCCCGCAGGAAGTCGAGCGCGTAAACGCTGTTGAACAACTCGTCGGGAACGGGGCACTGCAGGCGCCGCGTGACCTCCTCGTAGCGGCCCATCGCGGTGAGGGCGGTGACCTGGACGGCGATCGGGCCGAACAGGAAGAGGCCGCCCCGGTCGGTGACCGCATCGGCCGCGGCCGCCGCCTCCTGCTCGGCACCGGCAAGGTCACCGAGCCTCAGCAGCCCCTCGGCCTGCACCAGGCCGAAGGCCGACCACCAGGCCGGAGCGCTGTGCTGCTGCACGTCGGCCTTCAGGCGCTTGGCCCAGTGCACCGCCCGGTCGGGGCGGTCGAGGTGGATCAGGGTGCGGACCGCCTGAACGATCGGTTCGAACGTGGTCTGGGCCAACGGGGTGCCTCTGAGCAGTCGCTCGACGACCCGCTCCTCGCCCTCCGCGCCCGGGTGGGTCCACAGCGCGGCTCCGGCCCGCAGGGCGGTGGCCGCCCGGGCGGTCGCGTCGCGGCCCTCGTCCGGGTCCGCGGCCGCCGGGCCGAGCGCCGGGGGCAGTGCGAACAGCTCCCGCAGCGGGTCCTCACGCGGCCCCGCTTGTCGGCCCGCGATATGGCCGAGTGCTTCCGCGGCCTCCTCGACCCTCCCCTGTGAGACGAGCAGCCTGGCCAGCCGCGCCGTCATGGCGGGCCCGAGCGCACCACGGCGCAGTGCGGCGAGTGGGGCCCGCAGATGGTGCTCGGCAGCGCCGGGGAACGTCCGCCAAGTGGCGGCGGCCTGACGGAGTCCCACCTCCCATTCGTTCTGCTCGTCGGCGCACAAAACGCGGGCCAGGGACAGGCACTCGGCGGCGTGCGTGCTGTCGTCGGAGACGATCAGGGCCTGCTGGGCGGCCTCGCACAGCACCCTGACCGGCCAGTCGCCCGCCATCAGGTCGGCGGGCTGCTCGGCCTCGGACGCGGCGAGCAGCAGGTGGCGGGCGACGAGGTCGGCGCGTGCACCGTTCTCGTGCAGGACCTGGGCGGCGCGGGCGTGCAGTTCGGCACGCTCGGGGCCAGGGGTCGCGTCGAGTATGGCGGCGGCCAGCGCCGGGTGGGACAGCCGGCCGTCCCGGGTGAGGCCGGACCGGTCGAGGACGCCCATCGCCCGCGCGGCGGCCGAGGTGGTGGTGCGGGCCACCCGGGCGGCCGTGTCGGTGTCCGCCTCGCCCTCGAAGACCGCCAGGACGGCGGCCATACGACGGGCCTGCGCACCGCTGCGGTTCAGACAGGTGAGCGCGGACTGGGTGAAGGGGCCTCCGTGTTCCGGTT contains these protein-coding regions:
- a CDS encoding AAA family ATPase, with amino-acid sequence MLPPPGHPRDLPGRDRRRSLVPRFQRQQGTTQLLSGSLWPTGYRAVRDGGRHLKSIATEATQGGTALSFLQRDVQWRKLEAALEACQRGATGVVLVEGSVGCGKTELLSRFAHEAALRGAQVLRAAGCPSSLATSHGVVRQLASEVPSGPLYATGGRPAQAALVPLAHGPRPAPSSAAAAPGRVPPAPTPLADRMPQQRSVRPDDEEAPFTAVEFSAALRTAAQHAPLVVCVDDLRYVDTPSLAQLLHAARTMRDTPLLLVLADAPPDCAERAQARTELLRHPGYMRLVIGPLTKAGTAAVLERTGSPADGNTVARLHSVTGGNPLLLRALLTEPSAPEPEHGGPFTQSALTCLNRSGAQARRMAAVLAVFEGEADTDTAARVARTTTSAAARAMGVLDRSGLTRDGRLSHPALAAAILDATPGPERAELHARAAQVLHENGARADLVARHLLLAASEAEQPADLMAGDWPVRVLCEAAQQALIVSDDSTHAAECLSLARVLCADEQNEWEVGLRQAAATWRTFPGAAEHHLRAPLAALRRGALGPAMTARLARLLVSQGRVEEAAEALGHIAGRQAGPREDPLRELFALPPALGPAAADPDEGRDATARAATALRAGAALWTHPGAEGEERVVERLLRGTPLAQTTFEPIVQAVRTLIHLDRPDRAVHWAKRLKADVQQHSAPAWWSAFGLVQAEGLLRLGDLAGAEQEAAAAADAVTDRGGLFLFGPIAVQVTALTAMGRYEEVTRRLQCPVPDELFNSVYALDFLRARGLYYLATHRYRAALGEFLDVGRLAQRWGLDRPRQLAWRTDAAEALLQLGEHRRAERLVVEQLGLPDARSPRVRGVSLRLRAAIAESRQRPRLLTSAVDELRRSGDRVELARALAELGRALRRSGEESRAGIVTRRARQLAQDCGALPLCEQVSPSQQGRTRQEEQPPPPQRPEPAAARTEQLSESERRVAALAGYGYTNREIAVRLYITVSTVEQHLTRVYRKLSITRRQDLPMELQFELMEDAARR